A DNA window from Pogona vitticeps strain Pit_001003342236 chromosome 2, PviZW2.1, whole genome shotgun sequence contains the following coding sequences:
- the SSR4 gene encoding translocon-associated protein subunit delta, whose product MAGDGLGLRWLLSAVLLLSGVRAETCTEPAISPSYYTTSDAVISSETVFVVEISLTCKNGAQNVALYADVNGKQFPVTRGQDVGRYQVSWSMEHKLARSGTYEVKFFDEESYSILRKAQRNNEDVSEIKPLFTVNVDHRGAWSGPWVSTEVLAAFIGLLVYYMAFSAKSNIQA is encoded by the exons ATGGCCGGGGACGGGTTGGGGCTGCGGTGGTTGCTGTCTGCGGTGTTGTTGCTGAGTGGGGTGCGAG CTGAAACCTGCACAGAACCAGCCATATCTCCGTCTTACTACACTACCTCTGATGCTGTCATTTCTTCTGAGACTGTCTTTGTTGTTGAGATCTCCCTCACTTGTAAGAATGGAGCTCAA AATGTTGCCCTATATGCCGATGTCAATGGGAAGCAGTTTCCTGTTACTCGGGGCCAGGATGTTGGCCGCTATCAG GTCTCTTGGAGCATGGAGCACAAGCTGGCCCGCTCTGGCACCTATGAGGTGAAGTTCTTTGATGAGGAATCTTACAGCATTTTACGGAAG GCTCAACGCAACAACGAGGATGTCTCTGAGATCAAGCCATTGTTTACAGTCAATGTAGATCATCGA GGTGCCTGGAGTGGACCATGGGTCTCCACCGAGGTGCTGGCAGCCTTCATTGGTCTCCTGGTGTATTACATGGCCTTCAGCGCCAAGAGCAACATTCAGGCTTAA